In Arvicanthis niloticus isolate mArvNil1 chromosome 4, mArvNil1.pat.X, whole genome shotgun sequence, a single window of DNA contains:
- the Strip1 gene encoding striatin-interacting protein 1 isoform X1, whose protein sequence is MEPAVAGPGPLIVNNKQPQPPPPPPPATAQPPPGPPRAAGGLLPGGKAREFNRNQRKDSEGYSESPDLEFEYADTDKWAAELAELYSYTEGPEFMMNRKCFEEDFQIHVTDKKWTELDTNQHRTHAMRLLDGLEVTAREKRLKVARAILYVAQGTFGECSSEAEVQFWMRYNIFLLLEVGTFNALVELLNMEIDNSAACSSAVRKPAISLADSTDLRVLLNIMYLIVETVHQDCDSDKAEWRTMRQTFRAELGSPLYNNEPFAIMLFGMVTKFCSGHAPHFPMKKVLLLLWKTVLCTLGGFEELQSMKAEKRTLLGLPPLPEDSIKVIRNMRAASPPASASDLIEQQQKRGRREHKALIKQDNLDAFNERDPYKADDSREEEEENDDDNSLEGEAFPLERDEVMPPPLQHPQTDRLTCPKGLPWAPKVREKDIEMFLESSRSKFIGYTLGSDTNTVVGLPRPIHESIKTLKQHKYTSIAEVQAQMEEEYLRSPLSGGEEEVEQVPAETLYQGLLPSLPQYMIALLKILLAAAPTSKAKTDSINILADVLPEEMPTTVLQSMKLGVDVNRHKEVIVKAISAVLLLLLKHFKLNHIYQFEYMAQHLVFANCIPLILKFFNQNIMSYITAKNSISVLDYPHCVVNELPELTAESLEAGDNNQFCWRNLFSCINLLRILNKLTKWKHSRTMMLVVFKSAPILKRALKVKQAMMQLYVLKLLKVQTKYLGRQWRKSNMKTMSAIYQKVRHRLNDDWAYGNDLDARPWDFQAEECALRANIERFNARRYDRTHSNPDFLPVDNCLQSVLGQRVDLPEDFQMNYDLWLEREVFSKPISWEELLQ, encoded by the exons GGTTATTCTGAGTCTCCAGACCTGGAGTTTGAGTATGCCGACACAGACAAGTGGGCTGCAGAGCTCGCAG AGCTTTACAGCTATACAGAAGGACCAGAATTCATGATGAATCGAAAATGCTTTGAGGAGGACTTCCAGATCCATG TGACAGACAAGAAGTGGACTGAGCTGGATACCAACCAGCACCGTACCCATGCCATGAGGCTTCTGGATGGCTTGGAAGTCACTGCCCGAGAGAAAAGACTCAAGGTGGCCCGAGCAATTCTCTATGTTGCCCAAG GAACCTTTGGAGAGTGCAGCTCAGAGGCAGAAGTGCAATTCTGGATGCGCTACAACATCTTTCTGCTCCTGGAGGTGGGCACGTTCAATGCCTTGGTGGAGCTTCTGAACATGGAAATAGA TAACAGTGCCGCATGCAGCAGTGCAGTGAGGAAGCCTGCCATCTCCCTGGCTGACAGCACAGACCTGAG GGTCCTGCTCAACATCATGTACCTGATTGTGGAGACTGTTCACCAGGATTGTGACAGTGACAAGGCCGAGTGGAGAACAATGCGACAGACCTTCAGAGCTGAGCTGG GTTCCCCTCTGTACAACAATGAGCCATTTGCCATCATGCTGTTTGGGATGGTGACCAAATTTTGCAGTGGTCATGCCCCCCACTTCCCCATGAAGAAAGTTCTCTTGCTGCTCTGGAAGACTGTGTTG TGCACACTGGGTGGCTTTGAGGAGCTTCAGAGCATGAAGGCTGAGAAGCGCACTCTTCTGGGCCTTCCCCCCCTGCCTGAGGACAGCATCAAGGTGATCCGGAACATGAGGGCTGCCTccccaccagcctctgcctcggACCTGATTGAGCAGCAGCAGAAGCGGGGCCGACGGGAGCACAAG GCTCTGATAAAGCAGGACAATCTAGATGCCTTCAATGAGCGGGATCCCTATAAGGCTGACGACTCtcgggaggaggaagaggagaatgatgATGACAACAGCCTGGAGGGGGAGGCTTTTCCCCTGGAGAGAGACGAGGTGATGCCTCCCCCACTACAGCACCCTCAGACCGACAGACTCACCTGCCCAAAAGGGCTCCCTTGGGCTCCAAAGGTTAG AGAGAAAGACATTGAGATGTTCCTTGAATCCAGCCGCAGCAAGTTCATAGGCTACACTCTAGGAAG TGACACCAACACAGTGGTGGGGCTGCCAAGGCCAATCCACGAAAGCATCAAGACACTGAAACAA CACAAGTACACATCGATTGCAGAGGTCCAGGCACAGATGGAGGAGGAATACCTtcgctctcctctctcaggg ggagaagaggaagttGAACAAGTTCCTGCAGAAACCCTCTATCAAGGCCTGCTCCCCAGCCTGCCTCAGTACATG ATTGCCCTCCTGAAGATCCTACTGGCTGCAGCTCCCACATCAAAAGCCAAAACAGACTCGATCAACATCCTGGCAGATGTTCTGCCTGAGGAGATGCC CACCACAGTGTTGCAGAGCATGAAGCTGGGTGTGGATGTGAACCGCCACAAAGAGGTCATCGTTAAGGCCATCTCTGccgtgctgctgctgctgctcaagCACTTTAAGTTGAACCACATCTACCAG TTTGAATACATGGCACAGCACCTGGTATTTGCCAACTGCATCCCTTTGATTTTGAAGTTCTTCAATCAAAACATCATGTCCTACATCACTGCTAAGAACAG CATTTCCGTCTTGGATTATCCTCACTGCGTGGTGAATGAACTTCCAGAGCTAACTGCAGAGAGTCTG GAAGCTGGTGACAACAACCAGTTTTGCTGGAGGAATCTCTTTTCTTGCATCAATCTGCTTCGGATCTTGAACAAGCTAACGAAGTGGAAACACTCAAGGACCATG ATGCTGGTGGTGTTTAAGTCGGCGCCCATCCTGAAGCGGGCTCTGAAGGTGAAGCAGGCCATGATGCAGCTCTACGTGCTGAAGCTGCTCAAGGTGCAGACCAAGTATCTGGGGCGACAATGGCGCAAGAGCAACATGAAGACGATGTCTGCCATCTACCAGAAGGTGCGGCACCGGCTGAACGATGACTGGGCATACGGCAATG ATCTTGATGCCCGGCCATGGGACTTCCAGGCAGAGGAGTGTGCTCTCCGTGCCAACATCGAACGCTTCAATGCCCGACGCTATGACCGGACCCACAGCAACCCTGACTTCTTGCCAGTGGACAATTGCCTGCAGAGCGTCTTGGGCCAGCGGGTAGATCTTCCTGAGGACTTCCAGATGAACTATGACCTATGGCTAGAAAGAGAGGTCTTCTCTAAGCCCATTTCCTGGGAAGAGCTGTTGCAGTGA
- the Strip1 gene encoding striatin-interacting protein 1 isoform X2, with amino-acid sequence MEPAVAGPGPLIVNNKQPQPPPPPPPATAQPPPGPPRAAGGLLPGGKAREFNRNQRKDSEGYSESPDLEFEYADTDKWAAELAELYSYTEGPEFMMNRKCFEEDFQIHVTDKKWTELDTNQHRTHAMRLLDGLEVTAREKRLKVARAILYVAQGTFGECSSEAEVQFWMRYNIFLLLEVGTFNALVELLNMEIDNSAACSSAVRKPAISLADSTDLRVLLNIMYLIVETVHQDCDSDKAEWRTMRQTFRAELGSPLYNNEPFAIMLFGMVTKFCSGHAPHFPMKKVLLLLWKTVLCTLGGFEELQSMKAEKRTLLGLPPLPEDSIKVIRNMRAASPPASASDLIEQQQKRGRREHKALIKQDNLDAFNERDPYKADDSREEEEENDDDNSLEGEAFPLERDEVMPPPLQHPQTDRLTCPKGLPWAPKVREKDIEMFLESSRSKFIGYTLGSDTNTVVGLPRPIHESIKTLKQHKYTSIAEVQAQMEEEYLRSPLSGGEEEVEQVPAETLYQGLLPSLPQYMIALLKILLAAAPTSKAKTDSINILADVLPEEMPTTVLQSMKLGVDVNRHKEVIVKAISAVLLLLLKHFKLNHIYQFEYMAQHLVFANCIPLILKFFNQNIMSYITAKNSISVLDYPHCVVNELPELTAESLEAGDNNQFCWRNLFSCINLLRILNKLTKWKHSRTMMLVVFKSAPILKRALKVKQAMMQLYVLKLLKVQTKYLGRQWRKSNMKTMSAIYQKILMPGHGTSRQRSVLSVPTSNASMPDAMTGPTATLTSCQWTIACRASWASG; translated from the exons GGTTATTCTGAGTCTCCAGACCTGGAGTTTGAGTATGCCGACACAGACAAGTGGGCTGCAGAGCTCGCAG AGCTTTACAGCTATACAGAAGGACCAGAATTCATGATGAATCGAAAATGCTTTGAGGAGGACTTCCAGATCCATG TGACAGACAAGAAGTGGACTGAGCTGGATACCAACCAGCACCGTACCCATGCCATGAGGCTTCTGGATGGCTTGGAAGTCACTGCCCGAGAGAAAAGACTCAAGGTGGCCCGAGCAATTCTCTATGTTGCCCAAG GAACCTTTGGAGAGTGCAGCTCAGAGGCAGAAGTGCAATTCTGGATGCGCTACAACATCTTTCTGCTCCTGGAGGTGGGCACGTTCAATGCCTTGGTGGAGCTTCTGAACATGGAAATAGA TAACAGTGCCGCATGCAGCAGTGCAGTGAGGAAGCCTGCCATCTCCCTGGCTGACAGCACAGACCTGAG GGTCCTGCTCAACATCATGTACCTGATTGTGGAGACTGTTCACCAGGATTGTGACAGTGACAAGGCCGAGTGGAGAACAATGCGACAGACCTTCAGAGCTGAGCTGG GTTCCCCTCTGTACAACAATGAGCCATTTGCCATCATGCTGTTTGGGATGGTGACCAAATTTTGCAGTGGTCATGCCCCCCACTTCCCCATGAAGAAAGTTCTCTTGCTGCTCTGGAAGACTGTGTTG TGCACACTGGGTGGCTTTGAGGAGCTTCAGAGCATGAAGGCTGAGAAGCGCACTCTTCTGGGCCTTCCCCCCCTGCCTGAGGACAGCATCAAGGTGATCCGGAACATGAGGGCTGCCTccccaccagcctctgcctcggACCTGATTGAGCAGCAGCAGAAGCGGGGCCGACGGGAGCACAAG GCTCTGATAAAGCAGGACAATCTAGATGCCTTCAATGAGCGGGATCCCTATAAGGCTGACGACTCtcgggaggaggaagaggagaatgatgATGACAACAGCCTGGAGGGGGAGGCTTTTCCCCTGGAGAGAGACGAGGTGATGCCTCCCCCACTACAGCACCCTCAGACCGACAGACTCACCTGCCCAAAAGGGCTCCCTTGGGCTCCAAAGGTTAG AGAGAAAGACATTGAGATGTTCCTTGAATCCAGCCGCAGCAAGTTCATAGGCTACACTCTAGGAAG TGACACCAACACAGTGGTGGGGCTGCCAAGGCCAATCCACGAAAGCATCAAGACACTGAAACAA CACAAGTACACATCGATTGCAGAGGTCCAGGCACAGATGGAGGAGGAATACCTtcgctctcctctctcaggg ggagaagaggaagttGAACAAGTTCCTGCAGAAACCCTCTATCAAGGCCTGCTCCCCAGCCTGCCTCAGTACATG ATTGCCCTCCTGAAGATCCTACTGGCTGCAGCTCCCACATCAAAAGCCAAAACAGACTCGATCAACATCCTGGCAGATGTTCTGCCTGAGGAGATGCC CACCACAGTGTTGCAGAGCATGAAGCTGGGTGTGGATGTGAACCGCCACAAAGAGGTCATCGTTAAGGCCATCTCTGccgtgctgctgctgctgctcaagCACTTTAAGTTGAACCACATCTACCAG TTTGAATACATGGCACAGCACCTGGTATTTGCCAACTGCATCCCTTTGATTTTGAAGTTCTTCAATCAAAACATCATGTCCTACATCACTGCTAAGAACAG CATTTCCGTCTTGGATTATCCTCACTGCGTGGTGAATGAACTTCCAGAGCTAACTGCAGAGAGTCTG GAAGCTGGTGACAACAACCAGTTTTGCTGGAGGAATCTCTTTTCTTGCATCAATCTGCTTCGGATCTTGAACAAGCTAACGAAGTGGAAACACTCAAGGACCATG ATGCTGGTGGTGTTTAAGTCGGCGCCCATCCTGAAGCGGGCTCTGAAGGTGAAGCAGGCCATGATGCAGCTCTACGTGCTGAAGCTGCTCAAGGTGCAGACCAAGTATCTGGGGCGACAATGGCGCAAGAGCAACATGAAGACGATGTCTGCCATCTACCAGAAG ATCTTGATGCCCGGCCATGGGACTTCCAGGCAGAGGAGTGTGCTCTCCGTGCCAACATCGAACGCTTCAATGCCCGACGCTATGACCGGACCCACAGCAACCCTGACTTCTTGCCAGTGGACAATTGCCTGCAGAGCGTCTTGGGCCAGCGGGTAG